The genomic window TTTATTTTGATTGCGGTTGTTTTTGTCGTTACACGTGATGAAGAGGAGCTAAGCGAACGCCAAATGGCTGCCAATAGTGGTTTAACTCCTTTAGAGCCATCAGATCCATTCGTGCAGATTCCACTTGAGACCAAAGAAACAGAGAAAGATCCATTTCAACAAGTATTAGAGGATATTCGTAACCGCGCAGAAAATAATCAAGTGGCACAATCTACAACAACCCAAGAGCCTACACCACCAAGACAACCAATTGTCGAGAACAAACCAACTCAACAGCCTGTGCTTCCTAGCAAACCGGTTTCACAGCCCACGCAAACCCAACCCGCAAAGCCTGTAAAACCTGCAAATATGACAGCTACTACAAACACGACAAAAGAACCTACAAAACCGGCTCAAACAGCTGCGCCAAAACCAGCAACAACTAAGCCGACTACTACGCCTACCACAGCCACACCGCTTAAACCCGCACAAGCAACCCAAAGCGATCCTAACAATATCGCAAGTATATTTAGTGATGTCTCCACGCCACAAATGGATACATCAAAAAATGGACAAATCGCAGAGAAAGGATTCTATTTACAAGTGGGATCTTTCACAAATAAGCCGAATGCAGAGTTTTTAAAGCAAATTAGCAATTATAGCTATCGCGTGTATATGGGGACTTCAACAAATGGACAAGCCACTACAAAGTATCTCATTGGTCCTTATAAATCTCGCACAGAGGCAAGTAGAGATTTACCAAATTTCAAGGCTCTCGTGCCTGACCCGGTGCATTTTGAGGTAAAATAATCCTCATCATGGGGCTTTAGCCCCCTAGATACCAGTAAAGTTTTCAAAATATCGTAGCACTTGTTTATGTACTCGACAAACACGATTAAAAGGCAATCCTTACTTATACGCTTTTATAAACCATATAACCAAAAAACAAAAGCGCGAGCAAATGAAGTGTGTAATACAACCTTTTTGTATAAATTGCCCCGATTGCGCACAAAGTAAAAATACACAAAAACCACCAAGGCGTATAAAATTCGATAGAATTAATTTGCAGATTCATAGCCCACTGCAAAAACTCATCACACAATGCCCCAACTCCCACAATATGTGCTATCAACATAGCCGGGAAAAACACGACAAAAAGCAAACTAATTGGGATACTTAGTAAAGATAAAGAAGTGAAGTAAGGAAAAAACCAATGTGTCAAAGGGAGCATATCAAAGAAAATAAGCGTATTAAATAAAAGCACATATAGCACTTTAGAATCTAAGCGCACATATTTTACAAAGAGATAGATAAAAAACACACCACTTACAGACAATCCAAAGCCTATACTAAATATAAGACGTGGAAAGAATGCCACACACACGCACACCACAACAACAAGGAGTCTAAAGCTAAAAAGCTTAATCCCACTATATACGACTAAAAATCCACACACTGCCATTGTAAAAGCGCGTAAAAACGAGGGTGTAAAATCAAGCAGCAACAAATACGCAAAAAGCCCCACAAGCACCATAAATCCCACATCAAAGTATTTGTTACGATAGCTTAGCCTATGGTGGAAGATTCTATAAATACTACTAAGAATCCACCCTAACACAAAGCTCAAAATCCCCAAGTGAAAGCCGCTAATAGCAATTAAATGCGCAATACCTAGCCTAGCACTCAAGTCTCGCCAAATGCTCGGCAAAGCATCTGCCATAAAAAGTGTTTTATACAAAGAGGCGATAGCAGATTCAGTATGTTGGGTTTCTATCCATTCCCTTAGAAAATCCCTATAATCCCGCTCATTCAGCAAGGAAATGCGATAAGAGACAAAAAAACAATGCTGCAAGTAGGATACAAACGAGCACTCAAGCCCCTTGCCATAAATTCTCACAAATCTATGCGACAAGTCCTTAATATCCTCCCTGCTTGTTGTGTAGAATATCTCACCCTGTTTTGTTTTAAGTTTAAGCACCTCATAAGTTTTGCCATTTTTATGCTTCGTGTATTGATTGATAACTTGTGCGTATATTTCTTTATTTTCCTTTGTGCTAAACTCCCTATACGCGCGGTATTCCTGC from Helicobacter typhlonius includes these protein-coding regions:
- a CDS encoding SPOR domain-containing protein; the protein is METKRELNDILINDDDLQKQNRTKRLMMMIAMALIFLFILIAVVFVVTRDEEELSERQMAANSGLTPLEPSDPFVQIPLETKETEKDPFQQVLEDIRNRAENNQVAQSTTTQEPTPPRQPIVENKPTQQPVLPSKPVSQPTQTQPAKPVKPANMTATTNTTKEPTKPAQTAAPKPATTKPTTTPTTATPLKPAQATQSDPNNIASIFSDVSTPQMDTSKNGQIAEKGFYLQVGSFTNKPNAEFLKQISNYSYRVYMGTSTNGQATTKYLIGPYKSRTEASRDLPNFKALVPDPVHFEVK
- a CDS encoding ComEC/Rec2 family competence protein, which translates into the protein MQDSIKASHSPFDVELFSTRVQWVVFVCACVIVFALNLWQEYRAYREFSTKENKEIYAQVINQYTKHKNGKTYEVLKLKTKQGEIFYTTSREDIKDLSHRFVRIYGKGLECSFVSYLQHCFFVSYRISLLNERDYRDFLREWIETQHTESAIASLYKTLFMADALPSIWRDLSARLGIAHLIAISGFHLGILSFVLGWILSSIYRIFHHRLSYRNKYFDVGFMVLVGLFAYLLLLDFTPSFLRAFTMAVCGFLVVYSGIKLFSFRLLVVVVCVCVAFFPRLIFSIGFGLSVSGVFFIYLFVKYVRLDSKVLYVLLFNTLIFFDMLPLTHWFFPYFTSLSLLSIPISLLFVVFFPAMLIAHIVGVGALCDEFLQWAMNLQINSIEFYTPWWFLCIFTLCAIGAIYTKRLYYTLHLLALLFFGYMVYKSV